The Pseudomonadota bacterium genomic interval ATGGGTACGAACCTGGGTGGGAATTTCCGTCGGGCAGTTGTAGCAGCAGGGTGCCATAAAGCGGCCATTGTCCCAGGAAGGATAGTAGCGGCGGTCTTCCCCGGTAACAATATAAGGAATGATGCTACGTTCCACATCCAAAAGGTCGCCGACAATCCCGCCTTTACCGACTTCCTCATCCCAGGTCTGCAGGCGAAACTGCTCCATGGGCAGCCGCTTGCCACCTATATCACTCCGTTCCTCAGGAGAGAGTGCAACTATCTTCTGCCAGGCTGAACGGTCGGCGGTCAATTCTTTAAGAGAGGAAATCCGGTCGATGGCCATGAGGTATGGTTTGATATTAGTGGTCAACCATTCCCAGTCTGCATCCTCCAGCTCAGCAACTCGAACATCTCTGGCACTGTAACCGCTGGTTTGACCACGGTAATAAATGGTGCCGCCCACCATGCCGACACAGGGGCGGTAACCGAGGATGTTATCAGGGTGTCGGGGTTCTATACCGCAGACGACGGCAATGCCGCCGGCCTTGAATTCCGCGAAAGAATCCCCCACATCACGAAAATACCAGGACTGCAGCGGCTCAAAACGGGGATTGAACTTGGTCATGGTGTCACATCGGGCACCGCCGCTGCCCTGGACGTAAAGGATTCCCTGGGCCCCGGCGTTGTGGGCGCCATTGGCCACATCTCCCAGGACGGTAATTTTGGCGCCGCAGTTCAGCCAGCCGACATCATCGGAACAGGAGCCGTGGACAACAATCTCCGTGCCCATCATTCCCATACCGGCCAGCCGTTGTCCCACCGGGCCTTCCACGGTGATGGCTGTTTTTTCCGTTGCAGGCCAGATGCTGCCGCCAATACCATGCTGGCCGTCAGAAACAATCTTCAACTGGTGTTCACCACTGCGTACCAGTCGCTGGATCTGTTCTTCCAGTTTCTTGGAGCTGACCCGTTTTCCGCCCACTATGCCGTGTAATTCATACATGAAACTAATCCTTAGATGGTTTCGTAAGTTGGTTTTCCTGATTGTACGATTTTTTTCACAGAGACACTGAGAACTTTATATTTTCCATTTCATTTATCTCTGTGACTTTGTGCCTCTGTGAGAGTTATCCTATTTTTTCATTGTCAACCGATAACCTCTAATTACCGAAAGCTGATTGCTGACAGCTGAAAGCGTTCATCAGGAAATTTTTCCTGATGAACATTAACAGGCGTAATCTATCTGCAGCCGCTCGGCAATCTGGCGGTCGGAAACACTCAAGCCGTCGGACATGCCGATGGGCAGTTGGGTACTGCGACCCATGGGGGCGAAAATCTTTTTCAATTCACTGTCCGCGGCCTTGAAAACGTCAACCACTCGCTCCGCTACCAGGTCCGGATCCAGCCGTCGGTACAATCGAGGATTCTGCGTTGTAATGCCTTTGGGACAACGCCCGACGTTGCAGAGGTTGCAGCGGTTCTGTTCATCCCCCAGACAGCCGGCAGCCGCCTGCATGATATACTTGCCGCAGTCAACCCCTGAAGCTCCCAGCATGATCAGGGCGGCGGCATTGGCCGCCAGGTTCCCGGTTTTTCCGACCCCGCCGGCGGCAAAAAGCGGCAGTTCGTTTTGCTTGCCGATTTTTACCAGATTCAGGTAGCAGTCCCGCAGGTTTGAGGCGATGGGATGTCCCATTTTGTCCATGGAAACATTGTAAGCCGCCCCGGTACCTCCGTCTTCCCCATCAATAGTCAGGGCGCCGGCAAAAGGGTTCCGGGCCAGGTTGTTGAGAACCGCCAAGGCGGTTTTAGTGCCGGAAATCTTGGGATAGACCGGCACCCGGAAACCAAAGGCCATGGACATGGAGGTGATCATCTTGGCGACTGCTTCCTCAATTGAGTATTGGGTCTGGTGGGTCGGCGGTGATGCCAGGTCTACTTTCATCGGCACCCCCCGTACCTTGGCAATCAGGTCCAGGACTTTGAAGGCCATCAGCAGGCCGCCGTCTCCAGGCTTGGCTCCCTGGCCGTATTTGATCTCGATGGCTGCCGGATCTTCTTTCATCTGGGGGATGGCGTGGATGATTTCATCCCAGCCGAAATAACCGGAAGCAATCTGGAGGATAAAGTATTTTAAAAATCGGGATTTCAACAGCCGTGGCGGCATGCCGCCTTCACCGGTACACATAACCACCGGAATTTTTTCCACCTCATTCAGGTACGCGACTCCCATGGCCAGTCCTTCCCACATGTTGGGCGACAGGGCGCCAAAAGACATACCGCCGATGCGGATGGGGAAAATTTCCCGGACCGGGGGGACGAAAACTGTTTCATCCAACACTAAATCATCGTCCTTGACGGTCAGGGGCAGCTGGTCGGGAGAAATATTTCGACCCAGGAGCGTTCGGATGTGAAACTCATGCCGTCCGGCATCAAGGGCCGGGTCGGTAAGCATGGAAATGCGGGTAAATTTCAGTTTGTCCAGGGTAGAAGTATTGGGGTCGTTGCGCCGCCCGCCCCGCTTAAGGGGAACTCCACCCCGGTTCTGGTTGATCAGGAGTTTGTTGGCAGGATTATATTCAGGATAAATGGCCTCATTGGGACAAACCAGGGCGCAGATGCCGCAACCGACGCAGTAACGTTCGATGTCGGTGACCTGGCGGATGCCGTGATAGGTGGTCCGAACCGTGGCCGGCATCGGCAGGGAGCCTTCCGAAGAAACCAGACGCCTGACAAAGACTGCCGGCTCAATGGCCTGGTTGGGACATACTGAGGTACACCGGCCGCAGCGGCTACATTTGTCTGAATCCCAGTGAATGAAATACGGCAGGTCTTTTACGGTTAATTGACCGTTGACATCGAGCCGTGTTTTTGATTCCATACTTTTATCTCCTTAACTTCCTCATCTACCATAACCAGGTCATATTTCATCGGGAAGACATCCTTGCTGGTATCCCGGTCGGGAACCGCGGCATCCAGGCCGCAGACTTCAGACATCAGGGCATATTTGCCCGGGACTCCACCAACCGCTCCCGGGCGCAGCTTCTCGGAGTCCTGGGTCATAAATATAGTGCCACTCTGATCAAAACCTATAATACAGTTGGGCCCATCAATCGTCAGTGGTCGCAATACCTTCTTCAGTACTTCGATGGCCTTGCGGTCGGATCGTTCTCCCATTTCCCGGTCGAATAACGGAGTGATGACATCTTTATAATATTTTAGCGGAAATTTCAGTTCATGACGGAGGTAATGGAGGATGTGGGTGAAAACTTCACTGTCGCTGCTGTAACCCACATAACCGGGGATGCCACGACCGGTTAAAAAATCACGAATGGGAACAAAAGCGGTGTTTTCCCCATTGGTCATCGTCCCGTTTCCCTGGATAAAAAATGGATGGCAGGCGTAAAGATTGATGGCGTAATTGGTATTCTGGCGTCCCTGAGCCAGAACGGTTTTGGCCAGCAGGGGTTTTTTATCTAAGCCGAAAAATTCACCTACTTCCAGTGGGTCACCCACTTCCTTCAGAGTGATCATGTCCGGCCAGAAGGAAAAGACATACATGCTGTCATCGGCAAGTCCCATATTGCGGAGTTCCAGCCTGGTTTTAATGAGCAGTTTTTCCTTGGTTTCCTGATCAGTGTCTTCAGCCCAGTCCGGATAATCATATGCCCGGGCAAAGTAGAAATCCCGCTTCTTGATCGACATCCCTTTTTCCAGGCTGATGTTTGGTGTCCACAGGTGCTTGGTTCTGAAACCCAGTTTAACCATGAACTCATCCAGAATGGGGATTGATTCTTTTGAACAGATTCCCGAAAGGATAGGATTTTCCTTCAGTTCCTCGAATTCCCCACCCAGGTTGCGTAAAATCAGTCCAAGTCCGGAGCCGTCATGTCCTTCTTTCATAGTTTCCAGGGCCATGATGTTTTCCATCGGGGAGAAATACTCATCTGCAATAATGGCGCTCAGCCGGCACATATGTTGCTCCTAATTATAGGTTGTTGCTTTCGTGAAAAGTTGAATAAATTATATTACCTGATTTGGCGTCCAAGCCGGCCAAAATTCAGATGATATACTGCCCAGGAAAATTATTCATGCACGCTTAACGAAAGGTCACAATATGTAACACATTTTCAATATCTGAAAAACAGATATTTTCGACTCACAGCAAGGTTGGAATCATGGATCGTTATGTAGCTTAAATTTCTTGAAAATCGGTCTTGACAATAGGGTCCACTTTAGTTCCGGCGGCGATACCGGCATGAGCCCCCTGGAATATGAGGGTTGAAAAATCCAACAAAAAAGCGTGGTGCGAACCAGAAACGATTAGCACCACGCCTATTTAAACTCTTAAAATCGACAACTATTTAGTTTTTTACTTGGTAAACAATCCCCTTCTGATTGAGGGTATTGGCGTGAAAAAACAGACTCGATAGTGCATTATCTATATCTGAAACATGGATTGCCTGGGCGATAGCATCATTTTTGTTATATATTTTAGAGAGGACATTGCTGCCCTGTAGAATCAGTTTTTCATTCAGCACATAGCCTTCATCTCCAGGATAGATCCCGATATAGACAATCCCCATTTCAACCAGGTCGTTAAAAAAATGGGTGCCCAAAGAAATATCGGGGGTCAGTTTTTCATGCATGGTGACAAGTTCGCAAAGAACCGAGGCATTCCTTATATCGTTAAAGGAGATCGGCACACCCAATTCCGGCATTTTACTGCCCCAACGTCCCGGTCCGACCAGCATAACGTTTTTGTCGTCAGGCAGTTCATTGGTTAAATCACCGATTAGACTGGCGACCGAAAAACGTTCTGAAGTTGTCAAAGTACTATATTTTGACGGTATTATGTAAATAATCCGGTCGATTTTCTGAGCTACGGCTTGTCCTATAATAGGTCCTGATGTCTTAAGAAAAATATCTTTTTCCTTGATGTTTTCAGGCAATTTGGCACCGCTGGTTTTAACATTGACCTGAAATGGCCGACACTGAAGCAGGTTGATCCGATAGGAGTCGTCACTGGAAAAATTTATGGCAAACTCAATATCAACCGGATAATCATAGGCTGTGGCCAGAGTTTTGAGCATCTCCCTCATATCGTTAACCAAGTTTGTCTCGGTAAAGACATTTTTAAACGTCAGCATCCAGGAAAAAATGTTTTGAACACCATGCTGCCGGGCTCGCTTTTCCATTTCGCGATCACGCACGGCAAAAAGTTCAAGAGGAAGTCCGGGAGTTGATTTGGCTACAGTTTCAAAATCCGTGCTCGTATGTATGTTGTTTTTCAGGTCTAGAACATCAACAACATGCTGACTGTACCTGTAGACATCATCGGCGCTGGCTTCCGGACGTTTTAAAGGAGCATTGAGTGCAACAATGCGAGTATATTCGTCATCATGCTGATCCACGGCCCGAGTGCCAAGGCCAAATACAAGTCGCAAAACCCCATCTGATGGATTAATCTCCGGATCCCAGACAAAAGGATTGAATGAGTATCCCACACCAGCTAGTTGGGGCAGGTAGAGGTTTTCATAGAAGGCCCCGGACACTCTCTGCACCAGCAGGGCCATCTCTTCGTTCCGGTCCCATAATCCCCGGTGTAAGCGATAGGTCAGGACATCTTGACTCATCGAACTTGCGTAGACTGTACGCACTGCATCCTTGAATTGTTCTAATCGTTCTTTAGGTGTACCCTGGTTGACGCAAAAAACGCTTTCGTATTTACCGGAAAAAGCATTGCCGTACGCATCTTCCAAGAGACTGCTTGAACGTACGATTATCGGTGATTGACCGAAATAGTTCAGTATCTCCGCAAACTGATCAATTATATCCCGCGGGAATTTTCCATTCAGGAGTTTTTCCCTGATCTTTTCTGCTTCAACGTAGGGATCATCAGATGTTTTCATCTGGTGTCGTTCCCACCAGCATTTATTATTGATCACGAAAGAATAGAAGACATCGGCTCCGATAAAAAAAGAGTCGTGAATCTCCATGAGTTGATCCCACTTAGGGTGGGCGTTTTTAAGAATAGCTCGAGCCAGAAGCATCCCGGTTGATTTCCCGCCAATGAGCCCGGTACCGATCATGCGTTTACCGATGGACACAAGGTCGGAAAGTTCAAAATGCTCTTCGCACAGCTGGGAGACGGCCTTGCTCCGGGTGACAAGCATCTTGATCAGCTGCTTTTGGAGAGACTTGTTATTCTTAGTCGAACTCCGTTTCTCCTGGGTTGAGCATGCAGCCTGTGCCTCTTCCAAAATTTTCATCCAGGTGTCGCGACGGGCAAGATTGCCATCAGTCCATGGTTGTGGAGTAGTGGAGAGTATTTCAGAAACGATGGTACTCTGGGTCACCGGTTCGAAATTACCCCCTTCCAGAGCATGGAGCATGTACATGGTGGACGTATGACGTCCCTTGACCTTCAAGGGGAGGATATAATCCTTGCCATTACTTCGGTACAAGTCGAGCACGACCTGGGCCGTGGAGTGGATAGCATTGATTGAATGAGGCGTATGTCGATTGCGTATCAGGGCGAAATATGCGACCGTTTGTGAAGTGAAGAGATAAGGACAGGCCATCTTAAAAAAATTGCCCAGAACCCGGTCGCTGTACCAGTCCTTTGCCAACCCGGATAGACAGTCAAAGACGTAGCACACACCATGTTTACCACTTTTCTCGACGACGTTGAGAATTTCAGTAATAAATTGCTCGAATCCGGCCTTTGCATTCAGGGTATGTACTTCGGCTTCAAACTCATCCGGTACAAGCGCCTCGTGAGACGCAAATCTGAAATATACAAGTTTTTTTCTGTCGCGATGCACCCATCGACAAAAGGCGTGTACAAAAGGCATTACATCCTTAAGATTATCAACCTGCCAGACAACATTATCACCCGCAATTATCCCCTGAAGCATCTCGTCAAGGGCCTCGATTCCAGAGCTGAACACCGGCTTTAATGTTGCGTTACACATGATTCGATTACCATCTATTGAAATGGTTTATTAGTGCCTTAAGCCTGAAAACCTGTATAAAAAACAAGAAAATAAATTGCCAAAGTATTTATGCTGTAAAGGGCAAAGCCGGCCTTAAACAACTCCTTGGTCAAGCATAGCATCCGCTACCTTGACAAAACCCGCGACATTAGCACCGACAACATAATTGACGTAGCCATCTTTTTGCTTGCCGTACTTTACGCAATTTTCATGTATATTTATTTTGATCTGGCGTAGTCTCGCGTCAACTTCTTCACGAGTCCAGGCCGTCCTGATGCTGTTCTGGCTCATCTCAAGCCCTGAGGTAGCAACACCGCCGGCATTGGCAGCTTTACCGGGTGCATAGAGAATTCTGGCGTCCTGAAACACTTTGACACCATCCGGGACGGTCGGCATGTTAGCCCCTTCACCGACTGCGAAACAACCGTTTTTAACCAGTGTTTGCGCATCTTTTTCATCAATCTCATTCTGCGTAGCACTGGGAAAGGCTATATCACAGGCAATTTCCCACGGCCTTTTTCCGGCATAATATTTACAACCTTCAAGAAGCTTGGCGCATTCACTAATCCGACCGCGCTTGACGTTTTTAAGTTCAATCACAAGCTGAAGATCTTTCTCAGTCAAGCCCTCCGGTTTGTGAATAAAACCGTTGGAATCCGACAGGGTTACCACCTTGGCCCCGAATTCCAGAAGTTTTTCAGTTGTATACTGGGCCACATTACCGGAACCTGAGACGACACAGGTTTTGCCTTCAAGGTTTTCTCCTCTGGTTTTCAGCATTTCATGAACAAAATAGACACAGCCGTAGCCGGTAGCTTCAGGCCTGATCAGGCTGCCGCCCCAGTTTCTACCCTTACCCGTAAGCACACCGGTAAACTCGTTGCTCAGTCTTTTATACTGACCGAAGAGAAAACCTATCTCACGTGCTCCGACACCTATGTCACCGGCCGGAACATCCGTATTTTCACCAATATGCCGGAAAAGTTCGGACATAAAACTCTGGCAAAAGCTCATAACTTCCGTGTCTGATTTCCCCTTAGGATTGAAATCAGAGCCGCCTTTGCCGCCGCCCAAGGGTAATGTGGTCAAACTGTTTTTGAAAACTTGTTCAAAGGCCAGAAATTTAAGGATACCCAGGTTAACGCTGGGATGGAAACGAAGCCCGCCTTTATAAGGACCGATGGCACTGTTCATCTCGATCCGGTAGCCGACATTTACATGTACCTTCTGTTTGTCATCAAGCCAGGGCACCCTGAAAATCAGTACTCTTTCGGGAACAATCATTCTTTCTATAATATTTGCCTCTTCGTACTGGGGATTTTCTTTTAAAAACGGAGCTATAGACTCAGCTACCTCTTCAACCGCCTGATGAAATTCGATCTCTCCAGGATTTTTGCGAACAACCACGGCCATAAACTCTTTTACGCTCCTCATAGTTTTTTCCTTTTTAATATGTAGGTTTTCAAATTTGAAAATACATTCTGCGGCAACCTTTTGCCGTATTAGCATGAAAAATTGTTTTCTTCAATTACTAAAACTCTTTGCAGAATGTCCCCGGGTGTCCGCCGTGAATCACCAATGGGGGACAGTTTTGAAAACCATCCACCCCAGGCGGCCAATACCGCTATGAGCCAAACCCGAACATCTGGTAATGGTTACCCGGCAATACAAGTCAGAAAGTTGAGTGAAGGTGTTGGTTTAAGTGTTAACAAAAAATCGCTGACTATTATAGTCCGTCCTTTTTTGTCAAAAATAAGCAAAAAATCTTTTAATCCGGATTTATGTTTTATTGAGTTTTGTCAAGGCAAATGCTATGTTGCAGGTTATTATCTAAGTGAAGCGATTAGCTGTTAGCCATTAGTTTTAGTTGAGGAAAGTTAAGGTTTTATGTTAATGGAATGCGGGTCCAACAGCTGCCAGTTTTTAACAGTAAAATTCCTGTAAACATTAAGCTAATAGCTAACCGCTAAGGGCTAACCGCTCAATTTGATTCTGTTTAGGGGGGGAAGTGTCGATGCCAAAACGTGAAGATATCAACAAAGTAATGATTATTGGTTCAGGTCCGATCATCATCGGGCAGGCCTGTGAATTTGATTATTCCGGTACCCAGGCCTGTAAAGCCCTGCGGTCCCTGGGCTATGAGATTGTACTGGTCAACTCCAACCCGGCGACGATTATGACCGATCCCGGGATGGCGGCTGTTACCTATATTGAACCCCTGAATCTGCGGACCATAGAGAAGATTATTGCTGCCGAGCGACCTGACGCTTTGTTGCCGAACCTGGGTGGTCAATCGGC includes:
- a CDS encoding glutamate synthase-related protein, which encodes MESKTRLDVNGQLTVKDLPYFIHWDSDKCSRCGRCTSVCPNQAIEPAVFVRRLVSSEGSLPMPATVRTTYHGIRQVTDIERYCVGCGICALVCPNEAIYPEYNPANKLLINQNRGGVPLKRGGRRNDPNTSTLDKLKFTRISMLTDPALDAGRHEFHIRTLLGRNISPDQLPLTVKDDDLVLDETVFVPPVREIFPIRIGGMSFGALSPNMWEGLAMGVAYLNEVEKIPVVMCTGEGGMPPRLLKSRFLKYFILQIASGYFGWDEIIHAIPQMKEDPAAIEIKYGQGAKPGDGGLLMAFKVLDLIAKVRGVPMKVDLASPPTHQTQYSIEEAVAKMITSMSMAFGFRVPVYPKISGTKTALAVLNNLARNPFAGALTIDGEDGGTGAAYNVSMDKMGHPIASNLRDCYLNLVKIGKQNELPLFAAGGVGKTGNLAANAAALIMLGASGVDCGKYIMQAAAGCLGDEQNRCNLCNVGRCPKGITTQNPRLYRRLDPDLVAERVVDVFKAADSELKKIFAPMGRSTQLPIGMSDGLSVSDRQIAERLQIDYAC
- a CDS encoding PEP/pyruvate-binding domain-containing protein translates to MCNATLKPVFSSGIEALDEMLQGIIAGDNVVWQVDNLKDVMPFVHAFCRWVHRDRKKLVYFRFASHEALVPDEFEAEVHTLNAKAGFEQFITEILNVVEKSGKHGVCYVFDCLSGLAKDWYSDRVLGNFFKMACPYLFTSQTVAYFALIRNRHTPHSINAIHSTAQVVLDLYRSNGKDYILPLKVKGRHTSTMYMLHALEGGNFEPVTQSTIVSEILSTTPQPWTDGNLARRDTWMKILEEAQAACSTQEKRSSTKNNKSLQKQLIKMLVTRSKAVSQLCEEHFELSDLVSIGKRMIGTGLIGGKSTGMLLARAILKNAHPKWDQLMEIHDSFFIGADVFYSFVINNKCWWERHQMKTSDDPYVEAEKIREKLLNGKFPRDIIDQFAEILNYFGQSPIIVRSSSLLEDAYGNAFSGKYESVFCVNQGTPKERLEQFKDAVRTVYASSMSQDVLTYRLHRGLWDRNEEMALLVQRVSGAFYENLYLPQLAGVGYSFNPFVWDPEINPSDGVLRLVFGLGTRAVDQHDDEYTRIVALNAPLKRPEASADDVYRYSQHVVDVLDLKNNIHTSTDFETVAKSTPGLPLELFAVRDREMEKRARQHGVQNIFSWMLTFKNVFTETNLVNDMREMLKTLATAYDYPVDIEFAINFSSDDSYRINLLQCRPFQVNVKTSGAKLPENIKEKDIFLKTSGPIIGQAVAQKIDRIIYIIPSKYSTLTTSERFSVASLIGDLTNELPDDKNVMLVGPGRWGSKMPELGVPISFNDIRNASVLCELVTMHEKLTPDISLGTHFFNDLVEMGIVYIGIYPGDEGYVLNEKLILQGSNVLSKIYNKNDAIAQAIHVSDIDNALSSLFFHANTLNQKGIVYQVKN
- a CDS encoding glutamate synthase; amino-acid sequence: MCRLSAIIADEYFSPMENIMALETMKEGHDGSGLGLILRNLGGEFEELKENPILSGICSKESIPILDEFMVKLGFRTKHLWTPNISLEKGMSIKKRDFYFARAYDYPDWAEDTDQETKEKLLIKTRLELRNMGLADDSMYVFSFWPDMITLKEVGDPLEVGEFFGLDKKPLLAKTVLAQGRQNTNYAINLYACHPFFIQGNGTMTNGENTAFVPIRDFLTGRGIPGYVGYSSDSEVFTHILHYLRHELKFPLKYYKDVITPLFDREMGERSDRKAIEVLKKVLRPLTIDGPNCIIGFDQSGTIFMTQDSEKLRPGAVGGVPGKYALMSEVCGLDAAVPDRDTSKDVFPMKYDLVMVDEEVKEIKVWNQKHGSMSTVN
- the gdhA gene encoding NADP-specific glutamate dehydrogenase; amino-acid sequence: MRSVKEFMAVVVRKNPGEIEFHQAVEEVAESIAPFLKENPQYEEANIIERMIVPERVLIFRVPWLDDKQKVHVNVGYRIEMNSAIGPYKGGLRFHPSVNLGILKFLAFEQVFKNSLTTLPLGGGKGGSDFNPKGKSDTEVMSFCQSFMSELFRHIGENTDVPAGDIGVGAREIGFLFGQYKRLSNEFTGVLTGKGRNWGGSLIRPEATGYGCVYFVHEMLKTRGENLEGKTCVVSGSGNVAQYTTEKLLEFGAKVVTLSDSNGFIHKPEGLTEKDLQLVIELKNVKRGRISECAKLLEGCKYYAGKRPWEIACDIAFPSATQNEIDEKDAQTLVKNGCFAVGEGANMPTVPDGVKVFQDARILYAPGKAANAGGVATSGLEMSQNSIRTAWTREEVDARLRQIKINIHENCVKYGKQKDGYVNYVVGANVAGFVKVADAMLDQGVV